The genomic window ATCAAcatcgttttttaaatttttattatttataaaatgtttcagtaaatatttacatgaaaaattcatttgtcatgttatttgtaaataaatatttcattttattgtttgtaatattttctgTGACATAAAATTCCTTGAGGAAGGCACTTTATGTCTATAAGTAAACACAcgcacacaaaataaatattatataacaggtaactattatataataattaattacgaaTTATATaagaggtaattttttttatttaaatcatatcGTAACTGGCTCACATGTTTATTCCTGAAACAACGCATCGTACAGGGTATAACATACAGGATGTTTCTTAATAaacatagaaaatttaagaGCAGTTTCTTGacgcaatttaatttaaacaagtgagaacaaacaattgactgagttaattgttgaaataccatgtatagacagtgttgataacgcaatcgtttgttttttgatgcgtaaataaagaaagatatccactcttaaatagccaaacacacataactgatattcccatattaatatacactttgcacctaattagcgccctcgtgggtaaacagtgatgtttacaagaaaatgtttcaaacaaaagttgtttatttttttataagaaacattttttacagttttttacaacttttgttctatctctaacggtttacaagatgggtcctacggacccaagacccaattgacctatgatgctcatttacgaacttgacctcactttttacgtcctgagtatgctgtaaaaatttcagctcgttatcttttttcgtttttgagttatcgtgtccacagacggacggacggacggacaaccggaaatggactgattaggtgattttatgaacacctatgaaaaaatttttttcctagcatcattatttttaagcgttacaaacttgggactaaacttaatatactatgcatatttcatatatacatggtataaaaactagatTAGTCGTGAATTAGTTGTGAAAAGAccgattttatctttttattttgggTGTTTTTCGAGACACTTATACGAAAACCCTAAAATCATTCTATGGAGGCGTAACAGGTGCTTAGGTAACTTGATGCACATGGCGATTTGCTTCCTTACatatatataccatatatttctacaaaaaatgaatatgtaatataatttttttaaactttagcaATTGAATAATTATAACATTGAGGTACTAAGGTTGCATGACCAATCTAGTATGAAACCTTTTAGGagcctcattttttttttcgttttatgcTGTATATTGATTGCTTTGCATCATTAGTGATTTTTCCAATAGagatcacaaaaaatttccacTAAAAGCTATTACATTGATATTGAGGTATGATTTATAATTTGGGCTGTAAGAATGACtctaatatctaaaattttactACCTACTTTGTAcccccaaaaaatacaaaacttaaataacgcatattctttataaatcaaACTCCTACAATTGTTTCGAAAGGTTAACATTTCGAAGAACTGCTCTAACTGTTACTCTTTTATAAGCAACCATTTAAAGTTTACAACTATCAACAGAGCTATGCTCTTAAGTAACAAGTGCTGAAGCCTAGGGTCGCTTTACATAAACTAGTTTATCTTTCGCGATAatgataagataaaaattatgatttttaaatattattacttaatgcGCAACTGTATATGAAAAGTACAAAGTTGAAGTAGAACTGGTCAGTTTTGGACAGTGAATAATCACAGTTTTAATAATGAATCATCGTCGTATATATATGGTGACCCATAATGACCGCCACcgtcaataaaaattcaaaatttttcaacttaacaTACCATTAACTAGATAAATTGTTGAgttttactaataaataataattatttcattaataggTGTGACTACTCTATGTAAGAGATACTTCAGGTTTCATTTTTTACACACAGATTTGTATAAAGCAAAGGTATCAAGTACGAGATGCCAAGCTTGAAAATTTGAGCTGAGAAATTAAGTATAGGAATTCGAGTAATCACTGTGAGAATCACTTTTCTCTGTTCCAGTCCATTCCCATTCCTCAACCAAATCTAAAGAACCTAGCCTTGTATTTCctgctttttttttcaagccGCGATCAAGACAAATATATCAGTCTTGGTTTGCCAGTCCTATCCCAAGCACCAGCTAATCTAACCAAggtaatgtaataaattaagctTGGAAAAACTTCGAACAAGATTAATAAATCAAGTTTTGGTTTACCGGCCCTTGCGAAATCTCAGCCAATAGAATAAATTAAgtcaatgtaataaaataaacttggaaaatttttatccaagctTTGATCAAGGCTAGTAAATATGAAGTCACGATTTGCCAGCCCTAAGGCAACATCTGACACTCAAGCTTGGACGAAGACCTCGCATCCATACGGCAAAGTGTTACCATCTATTATTGCATAGTGATACTGGGTAATATCAGCTCGGTTGTTATTGTTTAAAGCTGagtcataattaataaaaagctcAATAATAAATAGTACCTAATCCacgtaattatttttgtttattattttttgataccattgttataaattattataataaagtgaGTAAAGCCACATTTTTAACTTGATTTGATAACAATACTTTTACATATCTATTGTTGAAAAATACATATAGTGGGTTTCAGAATTGCACGGCACTATTTTAGGAATGTTTTCTTTagcaacaaaatatacaaaaaaatatgtacataaacAGACCCAAATTATTGCATTACTTAAATACAAGATAACATACAGAATAAATATTCCTGCAATTTCAAAGATCCAATTCCCAAGCTTTTCTTGCGCGTCAAGAGACGTAGAATAAACCATAGACTTCATCCAGCATCAGACAAAGTAAGAACGACGAAAAATCGGTGGATCGCGCTGACATTATAACAGTTCCAAAGACATGGTGTTTATGaacttatttgtttattttgtgttaaAGTACCTGCGTCTAAGATGGAGCGATTCCTAAGATAACCCACTTTCAAAATCTGACAAAAAACCTAAGAAGATCCACATTAataggttttttaaaatgactatttttttaaagaagtttaATTTATCAGTAGAAAACACGgcgaattttaaaattgtgtattatAACATGGGTTGGTATcctaaattcaaaattgaaaaactccTCTTTTAGCTCCACCAGGAACTTGAagagaattttatatataattacttaGTATGATGCCATATTTTTCGACTGTTCCAAAGGCCCACTATGTCACCACAAATGTGCCGCCTTTATGGATTTATTGTGGCTCTTTGAAACCGTCGGGAAAATATAACATGATGATTTTAGTGGTGCCCAGGGCGGACAAAAGAGAGACGCCgaaggaaaaaatatatcacataTTCTCCAAGCGACGGGGTGTGTACTCCCCGCCCTGGGCACCAAATACTTTGGGATCTATTTTTGTTCTGTATTCAAGTTCAGCGGTCCGAAAAACCCCCCGAACAACAAAATTCGACTTATTATCTTATTTCCATCGATATTTTGTTTCCAGTTTTCCCAGGTTTTACCACTTTTGTTCACAAAGTTTGTAGACTCCCTGACGAATCGAATGGAAAAAACTGCATCCCGATCCCTCTTACTGACACACAAAATCGTCAACCCGTTTTTAGTGCTTCATTTCCTtgtctaattaaaacttttgtaacacttgctattatttatttcatctttACGTTTCTTATCATGAAGTAAACAAAACCAATATggttttttgaatgaaaacaagCATATCATATCACAAAACAACACATTGGATCagcaaatcaataaaataacttCCATAATCCAGTCATCCTGGATTTTCACCTCTCACTTTTTGCAAAAAAGGTATACTTTTGGTAACATTTAGAGTTAGATGAGTAAAGtccaataaaaaagtttacatcTTTAAAGTGAGTCCAGCATAAATATATCGAACTTTTTTTGTCCAGAAAAACTTTCTACagcaaatatatcaaaaaaaaaaaatgcctaAAGACGGAAGCTGCCGACTCGGCCAAATTATTTACTCTTATGCGTCTGGAAGGGAATGTAATCTGGCTGGATTGTAATTAAGCCGATGGCGCGCTCTTTCATCTTATGCTAACATTAAGCTTGACCCAAGTTTTCAGGCTCAATTAAAAGGCGCACTCTATTTCGAAAAGgctcattttaaattagaaagttgtgattgatattaaaaaggtaacattttttgttcgaaacatttttccacaaaccgtacagtttaggcaaaaacggaccaaaaattgttttttcgtatgtaTTCTACGGAATCTAAGCACTAGGAATTGGATACATTTTGAGTAACAATAACGATGAAAAGTTATTCAAGATATAATTCCAtcgaaataaagttttttttttttaaacagaacaGCTAGAACCTTTTTTTAaggtatatttttacaaaattgaaaccATTTACAACATTATACAATATTTGGTTAAGCATTTAAATATGACAGAATTCTtctagaacaaattttttttttctttcaaacttaaaataattccatGGTGGTTAagatttaataatcatttatatcTAATACTTTTTGAAACAGTGACACAAAAGGTTTTTCGAAGCatgacattaaaaattaatagattacacagaatattggaaaaattaatatttacaagtcATATTTGGAATACGATTATCTTATCAAAGAGAAGATTAGGAAAAgctcaattttttaacaaatcttataatctaattaaaaggaaccttaaaaaatgtataaatatcaaCAAACAAAACTCCTTTTTTAACTTGGCAACTCTGTTTTCATGTGATGAGAACAAGTAATTAAACTTTAATGAGGacactacaaaaataataataatcaaaaatcgTTTTGAAGGAGccacaaattttgttatttttcaagcACATTTTGTAGTATTAATTAACTTTCATAtccatgtttatttaaaatgtgaaaGTTTGTTCAAGAATtaacctaaaaaatttaaagttataaaatataccttcgtttttcttgtgatttttttggtttggcTACAACTGTGGTCTCCATGTTCTTCAAGAAATTTATATACTCTCAGACACTGCCAAGGAAGTATTTAATTTCTTCTTacatcaaattaaaatcaacacAAAATAGTATTTCAACACTTTTACGTCACActccaataaagttataacaataaacactaatgttttatttttatttatttattatttatcggAAAGGTTAAAAAAcaccacaaatttttatttatattatttaaaaaatatatcaattgaaTTTAGCAAATAAGATGAACTGAGACAAGtaatacacatattataaagcAGCTGGCTGCTATAGCATTTTAGACttcaatataatacaatattttatcgtGTTGTGACTTTAGATTGGTTTATTATGTTCATGACGTTTTAAATGAGAAGACAGATAGTTTGTATTTAGCTACATCTATGTGAAATATCTTgaacttaatataaatttaaaaaatgattttatatacatttatttgatattactTATTATCATTAACacatacttaaattttattggtttttaataagtaattatttctctaattacaaaattatggttttttttagaataaatatgattatatatatcaaaaatccGGAAATATAAACAAAGCTTTTATACAAGGCTGGGAAAATTATGgagaataatttgtatttttagataaattatagttaaatttattatctttaactttgctttactaatgatattttaaatttttcgtaaatgtaaaCGAAAATATCATTGAAGATATTATAACAGCATAGCAAACTTGTAGTCTACAATACGGAAAAGGGGTATGGTTTCATAATTAACGCTCTTACGAAACTTTGAAAGTGGCTttatttcagtgtaacctacgaCGTTtgcatttacgaaaactttgaaatagGGGCGTTTTTAATGTGGAAGACGGGAAACATCCCATTTAAACGACCTATTGACAAAATATGAACAACCATTTGCTCTTTTCTTGAATGCAAGACATTGACATTATATTAcatagactgagtgtcaaacgattttaagcgtgccaacatctgaggtaattgcttaggtctaATCCCTTGAggattcttaataaaaaattttagtgataAGTCAAAAGCGAAAAattcagtgaaatcacgatgttttgTATAagacattttgtgatatgaaaatttcagaATATTATATGTCTGTAGGACGACGCACAGTTCTGTAATTGGCACagaattttatagaatatacatagagaacgcgatGGTTGTGCTAGCCTGTAACGgaatgcgatatgatgaatgagagagaagactgtcaaTCAGTTACCCTGTGCCCTGTCGTAATCATAAGTACATATAGGTACTTATTATGTGTATTAGTATAAGTGTATGTATtagtaagtataagtatatgtattaggCAACGAAACAGGGGAACTTACTGACAGTCTTCTTTCTCGCTtcgcatatcgcatccacttactgGCTAGCGTTGTCTATCTTCATACCTCTATGGTTATTGGAGAGTGTTTCAAACTTTACTTAGTGAAgaatcatatattttatctatgtatAGAATAGACAAAAGTAGGAACGATGTTTTACGTTAAGTTAGAAATTTTCTACTTGGGCGAAGAAATGTTGTTTTTCATGAGTTCAAAAATCGTAGAATGAAGTGAAGCCGAGAAGTCCAATCGCAAGGTGATACAACCTTTTTTCCCCTTAAAagtatgatataaaaaaacagaTCTTCATTGATTGAGAAAAAAATGCATTATGTACCTATACCGTTTAATATCGGACAAGCAACGTACATCTAATAggtgattataaaataataaatttgttttccctgtcttgaaaataataaagataagattCATTAAAGATATCGTAAAAGTCTTATTTCCGTAAGGTTATATATTCTATGGTCttattgttcaattttaaacaagaatatgtataaaaaaacgaatattCCATGTAAATCCCCTTTTAATTCCTTTACAACGTTTTGCGAtgttctcatttttttttattgatgacCTTAATAAGGATCAAATTTTGCTTAACTTCCGAGATATTTAGACAAAGCAAAGGGAGTGCTTTGCTTTTTCATCCCTATCTTCAATTTCCACCCTCTCATTTAAGAGCACTCCGaagtttttcttctttaataaccaATTGAACGATTCCTGCAATAAAAACCCGTGAACATCTTAGTTTCTTTCTATATTACATCATCAATAGTCGatagtttgaaataaaagctttcaaaataattatatttcaacaaaaattttatagaacatTCCCACAAGTTTACCAAATGAATTCAGAATTTCTGAGCTCgttaaaaagttatataagcatgctcaaatttttcagtaattcgttttcaagtttcaattagtttttctttttttaaggtAACTACTAAAGTAAATTAAACAATGCAATACTATTTTAAACAAACTACATTTATTGTAATGATTACAGTAATTTACAACCTAAAGAAATTCATATTGAATAAAACATAGCATAAAATTTctgtatttattacaattaaataacaatCTTTTCGAGacgaaaatatttagaaaatatccaaaaaaatatgacatcgagtaaatcaattaaattgtacagaaaatattatttcaagagtttcaatcaataaattaacaaaattttcaaagcatAATTGATGgcaattattgttttgttttttctacaGTTTTCTGATCCATTTGCTGAATATTCTTTTCAGATATATTATGATGTTCGGAATCAAGCAATTCAACTTCAGGCGATTCATTTATGCCTGGTATCTCAGGTATGTCATCTTCATCATCAGACTGTTTATACAATGTCGGATATTGTTTCATACAATCTTGCATAGCTTGAAATGCTTCCAAACATTCGGCACCCTTCGGTTCATTCTCACTGTAATGAAAACATGAGAATGCTGATCGAAATTCTACTCCACACGGGCCAGTTGCCATGCCGCCTAAACATGGACAGTTCCAATTTATTTCAccattttctaatattaatcCAGCTGGTTGTTCCGGTGGTGGTAAGGAGACAGTACTAGGTGTTGCTAGTTCTTCTTTTGAAGCGAAGCAAATAACATCCTTACCCCGTTGTTCACACTGTGGCATTTTTATTCGTGATTGTAGTTTCGACTATCAcccaataaatttaatagatatGTGGAGGATTTATGTATGCGGTATGCACACGGAATGCCTTCGTAATCACCAGCTAAAGTTAATGAGCTACGTAATTTCACGTAATACACAGATGGAACTCGTAAGACAGCTCGATGTGGTATTGAttcgtattttaataaatcaacgGTTGTACTTGCACCAACTTCACCAAATAATGCATTCAATGCTTGCATAAcatgtttcttaaaaaatactGCAGGTATTTCTCGCTTCAATCCTTTTGGTAGTTCACTAAAACAATACAATTCAATACATAACCATACTTTTGAAATATAGATAACAGAAAATAAAAGTCAAACTTACAGTGTTAAATCTAAATAATGGTAATTACTCATAATACATTACAGCTGATTCATGTagtagtaataaaattttgattgatttttcaaattttatgaatacattttata from Chrysoperla carnea chromosome 2, inChrCarn1.1, whole genome shotgun sequence includes these protein-coding regions:
- the LOC123293164 gene encoding mitochondrial intermembrane space import and assembly protein 40-B; translated protein: MPQCEQRGKDVICFASKEELATPSTVSLPPPEQPAGLILENGEINWNCPCLGGMATGPCGVEFRSAFSCFHYSENEPKGAECLEAFQAMQDCMKQYPTLYKQSDDEDDIPEIPGINESPEVELLDSEHHNISEKNIQQMDQKTVEKTKQ
- the LOC123293165 gene encoding ribonuclease P protein subunit p14 translates to MSNYHYLDLTLELPKGLKREIPAVFFKKHVMQALNALFGEVGASTTVDLLKYESIPHRAVLRVPSVYYVKLRSSLTLAGDYEGIPCAYRIHKSSTYLLNLLGDSRNYNHE